In Haloarcula limicola, the genomic stretch ACCGAGGAGCTCTCCGAGGAACTGCAGGAGATCGGCAAGCAGATGTACGACGGACAGGCCCAGCAGCAGGCCGCCGGCGGCGCTGGCGGCATGGGCGGCGCCGGTCCCGGTGGAGCGGGCGGTCCCGGCGGCGCGGGCGGCGCGTCCGGGCAGGGCGAGGAGTACGTCGACGCCGACTTCGAAGACGTCGAAGAGGACGACGACGAGTAAGTCGCCGTCCTCTTCGGCTCGGAAGTCGCGTGCAGCGTAGCGAACACGTCTTCCGGTGTTTCGAAAAGCGAGCGGAGCGCACCTTCTCAGGAAGATGAGTAAGTCGTCTTTCGCTTCGGCTCGGCGGACGAGCGAAGCGACCGCTCGCAGTTAGCTCGAGAAAGCCACTCGGTGCCGCTCAACCGGCGACGATTCCCGGCGGGACGCCGAGCGCCTGGAAGGAACTGTACCCCATATACGCGGCGGCGAAGAGGATGACGAACGTGACGCTCCACGTCCCGGCGGAGATGCCGACGGCGCGCACGATGGATCCCTCGTAGAGGAGGTCGACCGTGAGGAAGTACGCGATGACGGCCAGCAGCGGACCCAGTGCGACCCAGTAACCGCTGACGCCGACAGCGCCGGAGACGAGGTAGGTCACGCCGAACCAGACCAGCGAGGTCAGTCCCGCCGCGAACGCTGAGTAGCCGATACTGGAACCGCTCGTGAGGACGCTCGTGCTGACGTACGTCGCGACGGTGACGACGGCGAAGCTCAGCACGAACCCGAGGATCGAACCGGATAATGCCACGGGTGTATCATGTCGCCACAACGGGTTATCTCTCAGACTTGCAGTTGAAGGGGGCCTCCCGAAATTGCGTTTCGCGCTCTCACTACCGGTTTCCGGCGTTTTGAGCGACGGCCAGCATATGCGCTTCCGAGTCCGGTTTCGACCGGGGCGTTCAGGCACTCTCGTCGTGAATCGCCTCGCCGCGGAACAGCCGACGGGCGATAGTGAAGGTCTGCTCGCGCTCGCGACGCGTCGGGAAGTGCGCCGAGAGGTAGCGCGCGGTCGCGATCAGCGGCAGTCGCCGCTCAGCGTCGCCCGCTGCGAACGCGGTCTGTCGGAACGCCGCCTCGACGTTCTGGAGTTCGTGAAAGCCCGCGTCCTCCCGAAGTAGTCCCTCGGCGAGCGTGCGCTTCAGCGCGGAGACGTCCCCGCCCGCGTCGAAGTGTTCGCTGGCCAACGCGCCGGCCTCGTTCACGCGACCCTGTTCGTCGAACGTCGCCAGTAGGTCCTCGCGAATGGCCTCGGGATCGCGCGCCGACCCCTCGGGTTCGGGAAGCGGCGCGGCGGGCGTGTTGAGGAAGCGGTCGAGGTAGACCGACATCGCGCCGTCGAAGCAGGGACGATACGCTTCGACGGCGTCGGTCCGGGCCGCGAGCGCGTGGGCGGCGTTGGCGTAGCTGAACGTGTGGTGGACCGTGTTCCAGTCGCTGAACTCGTTGCTCGTGGCGAAGTGCGCGACCCGCCGGGTCGCCGCCAGCGCGACAGTCCGGGACAGCTGTTCGGCCGTCGCGCCCTGCCGGATAGCGTCTTCGAGCGCCTCGATCACGACGTGCGGATCGTCCGAGAGCAGCGTCTCGACGAAGTCCTCGGGACGCTTCCATTCGCGACCCTCGCCGGCCGCCACGAGGTCCGGCAGGGCGTCGTGGGCGTCGAAGCACAGGTCCGCCACGTCGATCGGCTGTCGCCACTGGGATAGCTCCTCGCTCCGGCTCGCGTCGGTGAACTGCTCGACGGTCGAAGCGAGGACGTCCTCGGCCTTCGCCCAGCCGACGTGATCGAGCGTCTCGACGGCCTTGTTGACGAAATCGAGCGTGTGACCGGCGTTCGTGTAGAGGTGGTCCGTCGCCGCGGCCAGCAGAATCTCGACGACGTCCTCGGGCGGGAGGTGGGCCGCGGCGGTTCGCAGACACCGCTCGGCCCCGTCGCTATCGCGGACCTCGCAGGTATCGCGGAACCACGACTTCAGGCGGGCCTTCGAGAGGTCGCCGTTGCGGAGTTCGTACTGGTCGAAACGCGGCGGTTCGCCCGCCGAGTCGTCCGCGACCTCGGTGACGCCGACGTACATCGCCCGCAGTTTCTC encodes the following:
- a CDS encoding Rieske (2Fe-2S) protein, which gives rise to MATEDAYQELFPLDRLAEDSPELVQVGGRSIALFHHEGTVYAVDNRCPHMGFPLSKGTVDDGLLTCHWHHARFELACGDTLDPWADDVQTFPVEIRDGTIYLDPDPEPDVSPATHWRNRLADAMRENIDLVAAKAVINLDDLGEGFATPLETAVDFGITYRAMGWGRGLTTLAAMANLYDDAAHDEKLRAMYVGVTEVADDSAGEPPRFDQYELRNGDLSKARLKSWFRDTCEVRDSDGAERCLRTAAAHLPPEDVVEILLAAATDHLYTNAGHTLDFVNKAVETLDHVGWAKAEDVLASTVEQFTDASRSEELSQWRQPIDVADLCFDAHDALPDLVAAGEGREWKRPEDFVETLLSDDPHVVIEALEDAIRQGATAEQLSRTVALAATRRVAHFATSNEFSDWNTVHHTFSYANAAHALAARTDAVEAYRPCFDGAMSVYLDRFLNTPAAPLPEPEGSARDPEAIREDLLATFDEQGRVNEAGALASEHFDAGGDVSALKRTLAEGLLREDAGFHELQNVEAAFRQTAFAAGDAERRLPLIATARYLSAHFPTRREREQTFTIARRLFRGEAIHDESA